Part of the Varibaculum massiliense genome is shown below.
AGTGAATTCGGATGCCGGCACTCCTTGCAAATGCCAGCTGAGGCGGTGTAAAGAATCCAACCCTAAGTGGCTAATTGCCTGTAGGTGCTGCGCGGACGCATATCCCTTATTTGCTGCCCAGCCATACCCCGGATCGGGTAAGCCGCTCATAAGTCTATCTCGAGTAACCTTCGCCAACACGGAAGCAGCGGCGATAACTACCGATTTCCCGTCCCCTTTAACCAAAGTGGTAACTTCGCGGGGAATTTCTTTTCTCGAGGAGGTGTCCGGCGTCGATTCGGGCAGGGGCGCTTCGCAGGTCGCAAATAAGTCTGCAGGTGCCGATAGATAGTCAAAACTGCCATCAAGCAGCAGTAAACGCGGGGAAAAACCAATTGTTTCTATTGTTTCCAGGGCGCGGTATGCCGCTAAACGCAAGGCGGGAGTCAAGCCCTCCCGATCGATTTCCTCGGGGCTAGCAGTTCCTACCGCCCAGGCAGCCGGCCACGCCGCTAACTCGTCAAACATGGCTTCGCGCCGCCTAGCGGTTAGCTGTTTCGAATCGGTTAAACCAGCTGGAGGCTCCCCCTCGGTGCCATCTATGATTGCTATTCCCACCGCCAAAGGCCCCGCGATTGCCCCCCTGCCTACTTCGTCAATGCCGGCTACGCAAGTTAGCTTAGTCGCCGCCGTGCCGCCCTCACCTGCAAGAATAGTACCAGAGTTCGGTGGGGTAAATAGTTTACGGGCGCGCTGCAGTAGGGAAAGTTCCAGGTCGCGGCTTGGGGTGGTTGTCATTTTAGGGAGCGGGGGGAACTGCCGCGAAAGCGTCGGTGTTCTTAATCGTAGACACCCGATTTAACGGCCACATGATTGCGAAGGCTCGTCCCGTCACCTGGTCTACAGACACAAACCCTTTCGAAGGTTCTTTTATATGGAAACGCGAATCCTCTGAATTGGAACGGTTGTCCCCCATCACCCAAAGTTTCCCGGCCGGCACCGTGACATCGAATTTGATTAACGAGGGCGCACTGCCAGGGTTTATATATCCACTTTCGTCTACGCTCACTCCGTTGACTTTCAGTCTGCCGTTAGTGTCGCAGCATTGCACCCGATCCCCAGGCAGCCCCACAATCCGCTTTACCAGGTGGTTGTGGGAGTCGTCGGGACGTAATCCCACCCAGATCATTATTTTTCCGGCAATGGAGGGACTGGGGGTGGTGCCATCGCGTTTTAACCAGTTGTCATCATCTTGGAAAACGATTACGTCACCCCGGTTAAGTTGCCGGTATTTGGGAACCAGTTTCGACACGATGATGCGGTCATTGATTTGCAGGGTTTGTTCCATCGACGAGGATGGGATTTGGAAGGCTTGCAGCAAAAAAGCTTTGATAATCGCCGAGATAGCCAGGGCTACCACCACCATCATTAGGGTTTCGCGAATCATTAGCCACCCTTTGGAGGGAGTTTTGCGCGTGCGTCGACCTCCGGGGGCAAGACTGCCTTTACCCCGGTTTCCTAAGCCGCTTGTGGCTCCAGTCTCTTTCATCCCTTTAGCTCCCGCCATGATTCGATGTTTCCATCATGCCACATATAAGTTAATCGGCTCTGCCAGCGGGCAGAGCCGATTAACAAAATAGTGTTATTAGGAGTCGCGGCGCTCTTTAATGCGAGCGGCTTTACCGTGACGTTCACGCAGGTAGTATAGTTTCGCCCGGCGCACATCACCGCGGGTTACTACCTCTAGAGAATCGATAGTCGGCGAGTTTACCGGGAAGGTACGTTCTACCCCGATACCGAAGCTGATTTTACGCACGGTGAAAGTAGCATTTGCCTGTTTCTTGCCATGACGGGCGATTACTACCCCCTGGAACACCTGGATACGAGTGTTTCCACCTTCGGTGACGCGTACGTTTACTTTAACAGTGTCCCCAGCGCGAAAATCAGGTAGATCCGAGCGCTGGCTCTTCTGGTTAATCTCATCGATGATATTCAATGTAGTTTCCTCATTTGCTTTCGTTCCGCAGGTAACGTCAGCTATCGGGCCGGTCTCGCCGGCGTATCTAGCATTGCTAAGCGGCATTTGCGGCCCCCTGCGGCAGGTTTCGCAGCCTACTTATGCAACCTTGCTTATTGTGCCACGTTTTGCGCCCAAGACGGAACTTGGTGGGCTGTGAAATCCCTAACCGCGATTAGATCGTGGTTTTCGATTCCCCCTACTAGGAAGGTGCGGCGCCCGCATTTGCGGTAACCGTGGTGGCGGTAGAACTTTAATGCCCGCCGGTTCGCCTGGTTAGTCCCTAAACCAATCTTGGTTAGATGCGGGAAGTGCTCTTGCAGGTAGGCGTGGGTTACTTCTAGCATGGCGCCCGCTAGTCCCGAGCCGCGCCAGCGCTCATCCAGATAACATTTAGACAGGTAGGCGCAGTTTTCTCCCGCGGTTTTCACCAGGTTTTCTTCGGGGGGTAAAAATCCGGGCTCTCCCACGTGGGTCAGGGTATAGCCGGCAGTTTCCCAAGTGGTTTCCTCTTGCCCGGGAGCGCCGGGGGCCACTTCTGTCAAGAGGATGAAGGTTCCCGGGTCAGCTAAATAGGCTTTAAACGCCGGCTCACTGAGTTCTTGATCTACGAAGCGTTTAATGGCATGCGCGGGTAAATAATCTGGGCAGGCCTGCGGGAATAGGTGGGAAGCGATGGCTGAACAGGTGGCAGCCTCTCCCGGCCGCGCCCGGCGAAAACGTACCCGCTGGCTATAGGGGGCAGGCAGGATTCCCTGAGCAGCCAGGATTTCGCGATCAGATTTTTGAAGAGCCCCGGGCTCTATTTCCCAGATCAAGTCGGGGCGACGAGCGGCAGTTAACATTAGGGACTGCTGGCGGCGCCAACTTTTAACTTTCTGGTGATCCCCGCTGAGCAAAACTGCGGGAATATCCAGGCCGCGCCAAGTAGCCGGCTGCGTATAGGCTGGATACTCTAACAGACCGGATAGCTCATAAGATTCTTCCACCAAGGAATTGGGGTTGCCCACGAAACCTTCCAATAGGCGGCAGGTGGCTTCTACCAGGGCAACGGCGGCGACTTCCCCGCCATTAAGCACATAGTCCCCCAGGGAAAAAGGCAGCACCTTTACGCCCGGCAACTGCTGATAATACTGGCTTACCCGTTGGTCGATGCCTTCATAGCGCCCGCAGGCCACTACCAGATGCTCGGTGTTTTCCGCTAAATCGCGCACCTGCCGTTGAGTGAGCGGAACGCCCGACGGAGTAGGAATCGCCAGCACTGTTTTAGGGGCACCTGCCTGGGCAATCACTTGATCAATGGCTTTTCCCCACACATCGGGTTTCATCACCATCCCCGCGCCCCCGCCCGCGGGGGCGCGGTCCACAGTGCGATGGACATCTTCGGTCCAGTCCCGCAAATCCCAAACCTGGGTTTGCAAAATCCCACTAGAGCGGGCTTTACCCATGAGGGAAACATCTAAGCAATCAAAGAACTGGGGGAAAATGGAAATAATGTCTATCCGCATCTTGCTGCCTTTCTGCGCCTCTAGAACAGCCCCTCGGGGGCATCCACGGTGATTACCCCATTTTCCAGGTCAATCCCGGTCACTAAGGCTTTCACAAAAGGCACTTCCACTAGCTGCCCGGCCGCGGTGGTTACTTGCAGGCGATCTTGAAATCCGCCCATCTCTAGCCCGCTGCACTCCCCCAAGGTTTCGCCCTCGGGACTAAGAACCTCTAGCCCGGCTAACTGGGCAGCCGCGTATTCATCTTCGCGGGAAGTCTCGGGGGCAAAAAGTTCGCTGCCCCGGATAGATTCTGCATCTTCACGGGTGTTTATATGGGAAAAAGTCAGGCAGTAGCGGTTTTTTATTTCCCGGTAGGATGCCACTGTCCATTCTTCTCCGGCGGCGGTAGTAAGGGTTGCCCCCACTTGGAAACGTTCGGCGGGATAGTCGGTAAAGGGACGCACCAGCACTTCACCTTTTAGACCACGCGGCGGACCGACCTGCCCTACTTTTACCAGATCCATTTTTCTCCCCTAGACACATCACCAGAATATACCTGCAGATAAAGTTGCGAGCCCCATGAATCCTCATGGGGCTCGCAACTAAAAACTAGCGTTACCGGCGCGAACGGCGATCGGTGTCGACTACATCAACCCGAACCGGTCCGCGAGCGGAAAGTGCACCCATAACTTTGCGCAGAGCCCGCGCGGTGCGTCCTCCCCGACCGATTACGCGTCCAAGATCCTGCGGATTAACCCGCACTTCTAGCAGCTTGCCGCGCCGCATACTGCGTTCATCCACCCGCACATCTTCGGGGTGATCGACAATTCCACTAACTAGATGTTCTAGTGCATCCGCCAACATTATTAGGCTTCCTCGCTCTCGGGAGCAGCTTCTTCAGCTTCCGCGGATTCTGCCGCTTCCGCGGCTTTTGCTTCTTCGGCTTCCTTAGCTGCCGCTTCTGCCTCGGCCTTAGCTTTTTCTTCGCTGGCCTTGGCTTTACGCTTTTGTGCCTCGTCCGCGGCGGCTTTCACGTTCTTTTCGCGAGCCTGGTCGCTGCTAAGAGTTTCTTTGGTCTTAATCCAGCTTTCAACGTTTTCTTTACCGTTGAAGCGGGCAATATCGCCTGAGAGTACCAGTAACCGGCGAACTGCGTCTGAGGGCTGCGCCCCCACGCCGAGCCAGTACTGCACCCGATCCGACTTGACCTGAATGAAAGACGGTTCCTCGTTGGGGTTGTACTGTCCAACCTCTTCGATTACGCGACCGTCGCGTTTTTTGCGGCTGTCTACCACTACAATCCGGTACACCGGGTAGTGAATCTTACCAATACGCTTTAAACGAATACGAACTGCCACTTTTGTGGTTTCTCCTGTTCTATTGACTGCTGAGCGCCCGCCCTAGCCGGTGGGATACGGCCTGGATCAAGCCCTCGAGACAAGGCCGCCACACAGAGAGGGGGTGTATTGGCCCGGTACAACTAGCTATTCTGCCAGATTTTGGCGCCAGGTTTCTACTTTATTCCCCGCTAGGGCGGCTTCTTTGAGCAGTTTCACACCTCTAGCTACCTGCAGTGTGGCTGCGAGCTAATCACCAAGCAGCCTTCTGCCGCACTTATTCACCGCCCCGACTGCGGTGAAATCCGGAAAAACTATTGAAAAGCGCAAATAAACTGTTCGACTGCGGCACGGGCAGTAACCGGATCTAGACCACGGGCGCTAGCCACGAACGCTCCCCGTAAATACTCAGGTTCTTCCTGGTTATGACGGGTTTTAAAAGTGTGAACGTTGCCTCCGGCAACTCGCACCAGGTGGATCCCGGCCGCCACGTCCCAGGGGCGCATCGCAGTTCCAAAGGCGACTGCGGTATGCCCGGCGGCTACCTGTGCCAGGTCAAGAGCGCCGGCACCGGGAGAATGAACGGTGGCATAAGCATCAGCCAGACGGGCCGCCATCTGCCAAGATTTTTCTACTCGCTGCGGATTCCTATCACGGAAGGGGAAATAGCCGGTGATGATGCCTTCACTTTCAGCGTGGGCGCCCTCGGCACGCATGCGCGCGGCTCGCTCCCCCTCATACAGGGTGGCTTCGGTAGCATCAGCGATGAAAAGTTCGCGGGTATAGGGAACATAAACTGCGCCTGCCACCGTTTTTCCCTCAAGCTCTACTCCAATGGAAGTGTTGAAATAAGCTACTCCGGAGGCAAAGTTCGCGGTGCCATCAATGGGATCCACTATCCAACGCACCCGAGTACCCAAGTCTTTTACTAGCGCTTTTGCTTCCGCCAGTTCGCCTACTCCCGGAGCATCCTCCCGCCGGTGGGGCTGGGCCTGCTCCCAGGCAAATTCCTCAACCAATATCGGATCTAGCCCCTGCCGGCACCCTCCTTCCCAGCTAGCGCGTTGAACCTGCTCTAAAGTTAAGGTTCCGGCGGCGGCAACTTTTTCTTTCTCGAGGACATGCTCCCCGGTTTCCTCCCCCAAGATCCGGGAGCCAGGAACCGCGCTTCCTAGCAGGTACTGCAACCGCGCCTCCACGTAGCGGTCATGGATAGTGACCGGATCGTGGATACCGGCTTTCAAGAACACTTCTAGGGGCGCCCGGAAGGCTTTGCGCAGGTAGACTCCTACCTGTTGCGCCGCCTCCCCCGCGACGATCATTAGCGCATGGTCAAGGCTCATTCCCGAAGTGCTCATAGCTTCTATTATTACCCTCTTTAGGTTATTAGTCCTAGGAAGTGGGGACTTTACCCGGGAACTCTTTGCCCAATAGTGCCACTTTTTCGGGTTTAACCGCCACTTTCGGGTCGCCAATCGGATCTGAGGAATAGCGCAGGTAATCGGCACGCGCCCCCGGTTCAATGGCGCCAATCCCCAGATAGTCACGGGCACGCCAAGTTGCAAAATCAATAATTTCCCAGGTCTCTACCCCGCCGCGTTCCCACAGGGACAGTTCTCGCCCCAGTTCTCCATGCGGCTGGTAACCACCAGAATCGGTTCCGGGCAGCAGATGCACTCCCGCGGCGTGGAGCATTGCAAAGTGTTCGCGCCGCTGCTCCCACATTTTCTGCATAGTCGCCGCATAGACTGGGTATTTTTGCCCCGCTTGCGCCGCGAACTGGTTAAACAGCTCTACTTGCAACAAGGTTGGGGTGACGGGAATCCCGCGCCGGGCGCACTCTTGAGCCTGATTGGCATCGATCCCGCTGCCATGCTCAATGCAGTCGATCCCGGCGTCTAGCAGTCCCGCGATCGCTTTATGGGAAAATGCGTGCGCGGTTACTCGCGCCCCTGCCTCGTGAGCAGCCGCGATCCCTTCTTTCAAGATTTCGGTGGGCCACAGGGGATCTAAATCTGAATCTGCTCCCTTCGAGCGGTCAATCCAGTCGGCCACGATTTTTACCCAGCCGTCACTGCGCTCTGCCTGTTTAGCCATCACCTGCGGTAAATCGCTCAGGTTTTCTACCTCTACCGGCAGCAAGCGCATATAACGTTTGGGGCGAGCAATATGGCGGCCGCAGCGAATAATCGGCGGCAGTGCGGGGTTGTCCAAAATCCCGGGGGCATACTCTAGGTTTCCGCAGTCTCGAATGGCTAAGATTCCGCAGCCTAGATCTGCCTGCGCCTGCGCTAATGCTTCTTGCGGGGTAGCCAGCTCCCCTACTGCCGCAAACCCAATATGGCAATGCACATCGCAAAATCCGGGCAGGAAATAGTCGCCGTCAGCGCTGTTATCTTCTCTAAACGCCCCGAAGTGTCCATCCTCGGTAATCGGTAACTGCCCCCGCACCCAGCGGGGAGCCTGCTTAGCTTGCTTACGGTAATAAAAATTTCCGCTCAGCAGCTTCATCGCTGCCCCAACATCCGTTTCAAGTCATCGGGCAAGTCATCCAAAGTGGGAGCAGCGGCCGGGGCTGCGGGTTGAGCAGCCCCCATTCCGAAGGCACTGCCGGCAGCGGGTGCCGGAGCCGTTTCCTCGCCTTTCACAGCTTGCCGGGCCTCCCACTGTTTTTGCTTCGCGGGGTTTCCGAACTTGCGGCGATTCTTCTTGCCGGTCTTGCGCTGCTTCTTGGTGGCGCCCCCGCGTCCGCCCGGCATTCCCGGCATGGAAGGCATTCCCGGCATACCTCCCCCGTTGGACATGCGTTTCATCATTTTTGCAGCCTGTGTAAACCGCTCTACCAGCCCATTTATCTCGGTAACGGTGGTGCCAGAACCACGCGCAATCCGGGCACGGCGCGAACCGTTCAGCAAGGATAAATCGTCGCGTTCTTGTGGGGTCATGGAGTTTACGATGGCTTCAATCCGGTCGATGCTCTTTTCATCAAAAGCATCTAGCTGGTCGCGGTACTGATTCATGCCGGGCAGCATTCCCATCAGTTTCTTCATCGACCCCATCTTGCGCAGCTGCTGCAATTGCGCCATAAAATCAGTCAGGGTGAACTGGCCTTTTTGCATCTTGCGAGCCAGCGCCTCGGCCTCTTTTTGGTCATAGGCCTTTTGGGCTTGCTCGATTAAGGTGAGCATATCGCCCATATCGAGGATGCGTCCGGCCATCCGTTCGGCATGGAAACGCTCAAAATCACCCAAGTTTTCGCCGGTAGAGGCAAAAAGAATCGGCTGCCCGGTTACTCCCCGCACCGAAAGCGCCGCCCCGCCGCGAGCGTCACCATCGAGTTTGGACAGCACTACCCCGGTAAAGCCCACCCCGTCCCGGAAGGCAATCGAGGTTTGCACTGCGTCTTGCCCCACCATAGCGTCCAGGACGAAGAGAATCTCGTGGGGGTTAACCGCGTCGCGGATATCGCGTGCCTGGCGCATCATTTCTTCGTCAACACCCAACCGACCGGCGGTATCGACAATGATTACGTCATAGCCTTCGGTAATCGCCCGGTTTAATCCCGAGCGCGCTACCTCGACCGGATCGCCCTGCCCATCCCCGGATGCGGGGGCGTGAATATCTACCCCAGCTTTTTCGGCGACAATACTCAGCTGAGTGACCGCGCCGGGACGCTGCAGGTCACAGGCAGCCAGGAGGACGCGTTTGCCTTCTTCTTCCCGCAGCCACTTGCCCAGTTTCCCGGCCAGGGTGGTTTTACCGGCACCTTGCAGACCGGCCAACATAAACACGGATGGTCCACGCTTCGCATAGTGTAATTCCCGGGTCTCGCCCCCCAGGACTTCTACCAGTTCGTCATGAACAATCTTGACTACCTGTTGGCCGGGATTAAGCGCTTTCGAACGCGCCGCCCCATAAGCTTGCTGGCGCACCGTCTTGGTGAACTGCCGGACTACCGGCAGCGCTACGTCGGCCTCTAGCAGGGCACGCCGAATTTCGGAGACGGTAGCGTCAACATCCGCCTCGGTCAGCAAGCCTTTAGAGCGCAGACGCTTAAAGGAATCGGCTAGGCGATCAGACAGGCTATTAAACAAAGTGTTTCCTCCTGGAAATAGTCTCGCCGTCTAGTTTACTTCAGCAGCGCGTCAACGAAGTCCTCGGGTACGAAAGGCGCTAAATCGTCTGGTCCTTCCCCCAGACCCACCAGCTTGACCGGCACAGATAGTTCGCGTTGTACGCTGACCACGATTCCGCCCCGCGCCGTTCCATCAAGTTTTGTCAGCACAATACCGCTAACATCGACTACTTCGGAGAATACTTTTGCCTGTTGCATCCCGTTTTGTCCGGTAGTGGCATCTAGAACTAGCAAGGTCTCAGTCACCGGAGCGCTCTTTTCGATTACCCGTTTGACCTTACCTAGCTCGTCCATCAAACCGGCTTTATTCTGCAGACGCCCGGCGGTATCTACCAGCACCACATCCAGTCTTTTATCTTTGGCGTATTTTACGGCGTCGAAAGCTACCGAAGCCGGGTCGGCGCCCTCTTTATCGGAGCGCACCACTTCCACCCCAACCCGGTTTCCCCAAGTCTCTAGCTGGTCAGCGGCGGCTGCCCGGAAAGTATCGGCGGCTCCCAGCACTACCGACTTATTTTCTGCCACCAGAATCCGGGCAATCTTACCGACGGTGGTGGTTTTCCCGGTGCCGTTTACGCCTACGGCGAGGACGATCCCGGGCTTAGAACCATCGGCTTGCTCTAGGTGCAAGCTGCGATCTAGATCCGGGTTTACCAGCTCAATCAACTTGGTGCGTAAGATTTCTCGAATCTTTACGGGATCGGAGGTGCCCAACACTTTCGCCTGGGTGCGCAGTTCTTCCATCAGTTCATCGGTGGCAGCAACCCCTAAGTCTGCCAGCAGCAAAGTATCTTCTATTTCTTCCCAATCCTCGGCACTAAGATCCCCGCGACCGAGCACCCCCAGTAGCATTTTGCCGAAAGATCCTGATTTAGCCAGGCGGGAACGCAGGCGCTGCATCCGCCCTTGGGCAGGTTCCGGGGTTTCGAGGGCGCCTTGAGAGCTTTCTTGCTCTGGGGCAACCGGCTGTGCTTCCTCCTCACTAGAAGCTTCACTCGGTTCCTCGGCGGCGGGGGCTTCACTCAGATTCCCTGCCGATTCCGCTGATTCCGCCTTCTGTACCTCTGGTTCTGCCGCTAACGGTTCCGGCTCTGCCGACTCCGGCTGCGCAGCTGCGACAGATACTTTCTCCTCGTCTACCTGGGCGGCAGGCGCCGCAATTTGTTTAGCCTTGGAGGACTCCAACTGTTTTTTGGCTTTCGCGGAACGCACTGCTAAGGCGCTACCGGTTCCAATTACCGCCAAAACCAGAACTATAACCACAATCCCGAGAGGTGAAAAAAGAAAACTCATGTCTCTATTGTCACCTATTGGCGCGCTCAGGTCATATTAGGGATAGTTTTCCTTCCGTGAGCTGCCGGTTTAGAAAAATATCGGGTTTATTCCGATTTAAGAGGCTGCCAGGAAACCTTATCCACGTGGAAAGGCTCGTCCCCCGGCAAACCGGCGTGCGCTTCTAAGTCCAGTTCAGCAGCGCCTGTCTGTTCCGTGGGGGTATCGGGGGTGAACTTGCGAGCCCAGCGACGCATCTGCCCGTCCTGGTGGTCCTTCGGCTTGTCCGCAAGGGGCGTATCCGCAATCTTTTGGGTTCCAGCAGCTTTTTCCTTGGTTTTATTCCCGGAAACTGCGACCACATTTACCGCCGGTACCTGCGGCAGGTAGCTAGTGGAATCTCCTGGATCTTTCACTATCGGGGTTGCAGCACTAGCTGGAGGGCGACGATGCTGAGCGGGAGCAAAAGTGGGAGGTAGCATCCCGTCAGAGTCCTGCCAAGCTCCCTTAGCCGCAGCTTTTGTCCGCTTTTGCTGACGCGCCGCATCTTTCTCTGCCCGGCGCGTACGCATCGCTGCAACTTCTTCCCCCCATATTTGTCCGGCAGCGCTGCGCAGGTTCTCCACCTCTGCCAGAGGATCAGCGGATTCTCCTGGCGCTGCCTCTTGCAGCAAAGTATCGAGGCGTACCCGCTGACCAGATTGTTCCCGGGGGGCGCGATGGTCGTTTTCTTGCCAAGAACCAGCCGACTCGCGGATCCATTCCCGCACCCCACCTCCGGGGCGGCGCGTACGCACCATGACCGCCACCACCAGCACTCCAATAAGTACAGTGATGCCAATGCCCACGAATAGTAAGATTAACGGCTTAGTCACGTAATCTAGTATGCCAACACTTAAGCGATTTACCGACTCCGGTTATTGACCGATACCAAACTGTTATCAGATTTCGGTGTGATTTTAGCTATCTGCCGGCTCTAAGCGTTGCGAAATTACCCGGGATACCCCTTCGCGCATAGTCACCCCGTAAAGCACATCGGCTACTTCCATAGTCCGTTTTTGGTGGGTAATCACAATCATCTGGCTAACTTCGCGCAGCTGCTTAAATAGCTCTAGCATCCGCGAAAGATTCAGGTCATCGAGGGCAGCCTCTACCTCGTCCAAGATATAGAAGGGCGAGGGGCGGGCTTTGAAAATCGCGATTAAAAATGCCAGCGCCGCCAAGGAGCGTTCCCCGCCGGAAAGTAGGGATAGGCGCTGCACATTTTTTCCGGCAGGACGAGCATTTACCTCTACCCCGGTAGTAAGCATATCGTCCGGATCGGTCAGTTTTAGGGAACCGGTACCTCCCGGGAATAGGCGGGAAAACACCTCGGTGAATTCCCGGGATATATCCGCATAAGCCTCTTCAAAAGCTACTTTCACCTGGTGATCCACTTCCCGCACCACCACCAGCAAATCTGCTTTCGAAGTCCGCAAATCTGTCAGCTGTCCCATTAAGAATTCAAAACGTTTCTCTAACGCCTGGTGTTCTTCTAAAGCTAGGGGGTTGACTTTCCCTAGCCGGGAAATCGCGCGATTCGCCTTTTCCAGCAGCGCACTCTGTTCGGCGCGATTGTAGGGACGCCAGCGTCCTTCCTCGGGCTCTGCTGCGCCGTCCTCCCTGCTAGACGCAATTTCGCGCTCTTGTTGACCGGCGCCATCAGCTGTTTCATGTGCGCTTTCAGTTACCCCCTCTTCAGCTTCTCCCCTAGCAGCTACCGCTTCTTCCTGGGCATTTTCTGCCCGCTGTGCCAATAACTCTGGATCCGGAACCAGCTGCTGCGGACCAAAAGCAGCAATCAGTTCTTGGGGAGAAAGCGCGTACCGTTCCTGTGCCTGTTGGGTTAACTGTTCCGCGCGCACCCGATATTCAGCGGCTGCCACCTCGTCCCGGCGGCTTAAATCATTTAGCTCTGCCAACTGGGTATTTAAACGGTCGATTTCACTGCGTACTTGCTCGGCGGCCTGCGAGGAGGCGGTTCGGGCGGCCTCGGCGCTTTCCCGCCAAGTTTTCGCCACCTGGGCTACGCTGGCCGAACGCTGCGCAAATACTTCACACCAGGACGCCACCTGCAACATCCTTTGGGACTGCCGGGCGCGCTCGACTTCGCGTTGACTACGGGCAGCCAGGCGCAACTGGAAACGCTCCAAAGATTTCACTTCCCCTTGGAAGCGTTCCCGCAAAGTATTGGTAATCTGAGTGGCTGCCGCCAGCTCTAAATGCGTCTGCGCAGCTTTTTCCCGAGCCGATAAATCCGCGGCCCGTGCCGCCTCTAAAGCTTGTTCCGCCTGCTGCAAAGGAGCTAAATCCGCGCTACCGGAAAAAGCATCTCGCGCTTTTTCAGCCGCCTCTAGCAGCTGCCTACACTTTTCAAAATCTACCTTCGCCTGTGCCAGTTCTGCTGCCGCCCGCTTTTCTTGACTCTCGGCTCCGCTAACTGCCGCTTCTGTAAGCGCCCGTTCTTGCGCCTTGGCCGCCGCTTGGGCATCAGCCTGACGCAATACTTTCAGAGCCTGCGCGGATGCTGCCGCTGCCTGCGATAATGCTTCCTCAGCTGCCTTCACCTGGACGCGTGCTTTTTCTTTCGTAGCTTCGGCGACCTGAGCGGCTTTCCGTGCTAATCGTAGGCGCCGCTCCACCTCGATACGGTTAACCCCACCGCTGCCAGTTTCCCCCAGGTATTT
Proteins encoded:
- the ftsY gene encoding signal recognition particle-docking protein FtsY encodes the protein MSFLFSPLGIVVIVLVLAVIGTGSALAVRSAKAKKQLESSKAKQIAAPAAQVDEEKVSVAAAQPESAEPEPLAAEPEVQKAESAESAGNLSEAPAAEEPSEASSEEEAQPVAPEQESSQGALETPEPAQGRMQRLRSRLAKSGSFGKMLLGVLGRGDLSAEDWEEIEDTLLLADLGVAATDELMEELRTQAKVLGTSDPVKIREILRTKLIELVNPDLDRSLHLEQADGSKPGIVLAVGVNGTGKTTTVGKIARILVAENKSVVLGAADTFRAAAADQLETWGNRVGVEVVRSDKEGADPASVAFDAVKYAKDKRLDVVLVDTAGRLQNKAGLMDELGKVKRVIEKSAPVTETLLVLDATTGQNGMQQAKVFSEVVDVSGIVLTKLDGTARGGIVVSVQRELSVPVKLVGLGEGPDDLAPFVPEDFVDALLK
- the ffh gene encoding signal recognition particle protein — protein: MFNSLSDRLADSFKRLRSKGLLTEADVDATVSEIRRALLEADVALPVVRQFTKTVRQQAYGAARSKALNPGQQVVKIVHDELVEVLGGETRELHYAKRGPSVFMLAGLQGAGKTTLAGKLGKWLREEEGKRVLLAACDLQRPGAVTQLSIVAEKAGVDIHAPASGDGQGDPVEVARSGLNRAITEGYDVIIVDTAGRLGVDEEMMRQARDIRDAVNPHEILFVLDAMVGQDAVQTSIAFRDGVGFTGVVLSKLDGDARGGAALSVRGVTGQPILFASTGENLGDFERFHAERMAGRILDMGDMLTLIEQAQKAYDQKEAEALARKMQKGQFTLTDFMAQLQQLRKMGSMKKLMGMLPGMNQYRDQLDAFDEKSIDRIEAIVNSMTPQERDDLSLLNGSRRARIARGSGTTVTEINGLVERFTQAAKMMKRMSNGGGMPGMPSMPGMPGGRGGATKKQRKTGKKNRRKFGNPAKQKQWEARQAVKGEETAPAPAAGSAFGMGAAQPAAPAAAPTLDDLPDDLKRMLGQR